CACCTACGATGTGGTTACCGCTCAGTATGTCGTTTTCAGCAAGGAAGGCTTCGATGCCTTCGTCGCTGCCAAGACTGAGCCCAAGGAGGCCTGAACGATATGGTAGCTATTCACAATCCCGCCCACGATGTCATCATCAAGCCGGTAGTCTCCGAAAAGAGCTATGCCGCCGGTGACCGTGGTCAGTACACTTTCGTGGTCGCTCCTGATGCCAACAAGGTTCAGATCAAGCAGGCCGTCGAAGAAATCTTCAATGTCAAGGTGACGAACGTCAACACCCTCAACCGCGCCGGCAAGCGCCAGCGTACTCGTACCGGTTTCGGTCAGCGTGCCAATCAGAAGCGCGCGATCGTCACGGTCGCCGAGGGCCAGTCGATCGACATCTTCGGCAACTGAAGCAATAGCCGAAAAAGTCAAAGGAAGAACTAATTATGGCTATCCGCGTTTATAAGCCGACGACTCCGGGCCGCCGCAACGCGTCTGTGTCGGATTTCTCCGACCTCACGCGCTCCACGCCTGAAAAGTCGCTGGTACGCAAACTCAACAGCACCGGCGGTCGTAACTCTTACGGCCGTGTGACTTCCCGCCATCGCGGCGGTGGCCACAAGCGCCAGTACCGTCTCATCGATTTCAAGCGTTGGGACAAGGACGGCGTTCCTGCCAAGGTTGCTGAGATCGAATATGATCCGAACCGCTCCGCTCGTATCGCCCTCCTGCACTATGCAGATGGCGAGAAGCGCTACATCGTAGCGCCGAAGGGCATCAAGCAAGGTGACGTCATCGAGACCGGCGAAAATGCCGATATCAAGCCCGGCAACAATTTGCCGCTGCGCAATATCCCCACCGGTACGATTGTCCACGCCATTGAGCTCCGTCCTCTGGGCGGCGCCAAGATTGCGCGTTCCGCTGGTGCAGGCGTTCAGCTTGTCGCCAAGGACGGCGCTTACGCCCAGCTGCGTATGCCGTCCGGAGAAATCCGCAACGTCGACGCACGCTGCCGCGCAACCGTCGGTGAGGTCGGCAACTCCGATCACGCCAACGTGCAGCTCGGCAAGGCCGGTCGCGCCCGCTGGATGGGCAAGCGCCCGATCACCCGTGGTGAGTCCATGAACCCGGTCGACCACCCGCATGGTGGTACCACTCGCGGTGGTAAGCCGCCAGTGTCGCCGTGGGGCAAGGGCGAAGTTCGTACTCGCCGTCCGAAGAAGGCTTCGAACAAGATGATTGTTCGTCGTCGTCCCAATGGCAAGAACCGTAAGTAAGGAGCGTCGAATAGATGTCACGTAGCATCAAGAAGGGCCCCTTCGTCGACGCCCATTTACAGAAGAAAGTCGACGAACAGAACGAGAAGGGCACGAAGAACGTCATCAAGACGTGGTCGCGCCGTTCGATGATCACTCCGGACTTCATCGGTCACACCTTCGCTGTGCATGATGGTCGCAAGCATGTCCCGGTCTTCGTGACCGAGTCCATGGTTGGCCACAAGCTCGGTGAATTCGCACCGACGAAGACCTTCCGTGGTCACGTACATGACGACAAAAAAGCTCGCCGCTAAAGGAAGAGAAAGATTATGGAAGCTAAAGCAATCGCACGTCACGTCCGTGTGACGCCGCGCAAGGCTCGCCGCATGGTCGACCTCATCCGAGGCAAAAAAGTGAGCGAAGCCGTCACCATCCTGAAATTCGCCCCGCAGGACGCCTCTGAGCCAGTGCTCAAGGTACTGCAGAGCGCCACCGCGAACGCACGCGTCAAGGCCGACAAGGCCGGCGAGGCGTTCCGTGAGAACGACCTGTATGTGAAAGAGACCTATGTGGACGAAGGCGTGACGCTCAAGCGTTTCCGTGCTCGTGCACAGGGCCGCGCCGGACGCATCAACAAGCGCACCAGCCACATCACCGTCGTTGTCGCCAGCAAGGAAGGAGCCCGCTAAAGATGGGTCAGAAGATCAATCCGTTAGGCTACCGCCTGGGTATCACTGAAGACCACCGTTCGAAGTGGTTCTCCGATTCCAACAAGCC
This genomic stretch from Bifidobacterium sp. ESL0690 harbors:
- the rplW gene encoding 50S ribosomal protein L23 is translated as MVAIHNPAHDVIIKPVVSEKSYAAGDRGQYTFVVAPDANKVQIKQAVEEIFNVKVTNVNTLNRAGKRQRTRTGFGQRANQKRAIVTVAEGQSIDIFGN
- the rplB gene encoding 50S ribosomal protein L2 codes for the protein MAIRVYKPTTPGRRNASVSDFSDLTRSTPEKSLVRKLNSTGGRNSYGRVTSRHRGGGHKRQYRLIDFKRWDKDGVPAKVAEIEYDPNRSARIALLHYADGEKRYIVAPKGIKQGDVIETGENADIKPGNNLPLRNIPTGTIVHAIELRPLGGAKIARSAGAGVQLVAKDGAYAQLRMPSGEIRNVDARCRATVGEVGNSDHANVQLGKAGRARWMGKRPITRGESMNPVDHPHGGTTRGGKPPVSPWGKGEVRTRRPKKASNKMIVRRRPNGKNRK
- the rpsS gene encoding 30S ribosomal protein S19; this translates as MSRSIKKGPFVDAHLQKKVDEQNEKGTKNVIKTWSRRSMITPDFIGHTFAVHDGRKHVPVFVTESMVGHKLGEFAPTKTFRGHVHDDKKARR
- the rplV gene encoding 50S ribosomal protein L22, translated to MEAKAIARHVRVTPRKARRMVDLIRGKKVSEAVTILKFAPQDASEPVLKVLQSATANARVKADKAGEAFRENDLYVKETYVDEGVTLKRFRARAQGRAGRINKRTSHITVVVASKEGAR